Sequence from the Miscanthus floridulus cultivar M001 chromosome 16, ASM1932011v1, whole genome shotgun sequence genome:
CATCCGTCGCGCAGCGTCGCCATCAAAGTCACGAGTTTTGGGCGACAGCGGCGGCCGATCCCCGTCTGGATAACCTAATCCATCCACCACCTCCTCGCTTTCGCAATCAAACGCCACCATCAGTCCATCACGGCACGTCGGCGTCGCCACCTGCCCTGCCGTGGGTCCCCACGCTGTCAAAACCGCCCTCCGCGTACCAGTCCCCGGCCCCGGTCCGAAACCGCGCGTGTCGCCCGCCCATAGACAGCGTCGTCGGCCTGGTGCTGTAGTTTGGTTCGCCACCGGATCACCAACCCACACCCTGCCTCTTCGAccgagccagagccagagccaaAGCCGAGAGCCGAGGAGGTAAACGAAGAGGCCGCCATGGCGACGACGCGGCCGGCGCGCAGCGACCCGCACCTGCCACCCGAGGAGGCGGCGCGGGTGGAGGCCGAGGTTCGGGGCTACTTCGACAGCGTCGCGCCGAGGCGCCCGGCCAAGCCGCCGCGCAGCGACCCGTCGGAGGACGCCCGCGCGGAGCCCGCTGCCGTCGATACCGGGGACCACGACTTGCCGGAGCTCCGCAAGCTGCGCGACCTCGAGGCGAAGCCCCAGGTCAGAGACTCAGAGCTCTGCCTCTTGTTTTTTCCCACCTTCCTAGCACAGTAGCACTGGAGTTTTTGCTTCGTGTTTGACTGTGGAAATCGATCGGTCGGAGTGAGCGTGATGCCTTGTCGTGTGCAGAAACTGGTGTTGGACGGAGGAGGAGGGGATGTGGACGGCGAGGAGGAGTATGTGGAGACGCGGTACTACGATGGCCTCATAGGCATCGACAAGCAGCATCACACGGTAAGCTTTGAATATACCTGTGTGTGCACTCTTCAAGGAAAAAGTTATCTACCAAATTTACAAATAGTTGACGTGTCATGCTGCTGTGATAGGATTTGTGGCTAATCCCTTATGTCACTTTTGTTTCTCTCCTT
This genomic interval carries:
- the LOC136512692 gene encoding uncharacterized protein, with amino-acid sequence MATTRPARSDPHLPPEEAARVEAEVRGYFDSVAPRRPAKPPRSDPSEDARAEPAAVDTGDHDLPELRKLRDLEAKPQKLVLDGGGGDVDGEEEYVETRYYDGLIGIDKQHHTTGTGFIKVERPNGSAFSVTTNRYSSASLVRCTSNPATNDWIPSSETVIPASNKPSRSDS